The following proteins are encoded in a genomic region of Streptomyces lunaelactis:
- the bioD gene encoding dethiobiotin synthase: MAVIVVTGTGTEVGKTVVTAALAAVARAQGLGVAVVKPAQTGVGRREAGDVDEVRRLVGDVAVVELARYPEPLAPATAARRAGMDAVRPQEVVEAVEKLAGEHDLVLVEGAGGLLVRLDEDGGTLADVARLLGAPVLVVAAAGLGTLNATALTGEALRARELEQLGVVVGSWPGEPDLAARCNLADLPEAAGAPLLGAVPAGVGTLATAEFRARAGSWLAPLLGGSWDADVFTADTFTADTFTAAAVR; encoded by the coding sequence ATGGCAGTCATCGTCGTCACCGGGACCGGGACCGAGGTCGGGAAGACCGTCGTCACCGCCGCGCTCGCCGCCGTCGCGCGGGCGCAAGGACTGGGCGTCGCTGTGGTCAAGCCCGCGCAGACCGGGGTCGGGCGCCGTGAGGCGGGGGATGTGGACGAGGTGAGGCGGCTCGTGGGGGATGTCGCCGTCGTCGAACTCGCGCGGTATCCCGAGCCGCTCGCGCCCGCCACTGCCGCGCGGCGGGCCGGAATGGATGCCGTGCGGCCCCAGGAGGTCGTCGAGGCGGTGGAGAAGCTGGCCGGTGAGCACGATCTCGTACTCGTCGAGGGCGCCGGTGGGTTGCTCGTGCGGCTGGACGAGGACGGAGGGACGCTCGCCGATGTGGCCCGGCTGCTCGGCGCGCCCGTGCTGGTCGTTGCGGCCGCCGGTCTTGGCACGCTCAATGCGACCGCGCTGACCGGTGAGGCCCTGCGCGCCCGGGAGTTGGAGCAGCTCGGCGTCGTGGTCGGGAGCTGGCCCGGCGAGCCGGATCTGGCGGCGCGGTGCAATCTCGCCGACCTGCCCGAGGCCGCGGGCGCGCCACTGCTCGGGGCCGTACCGGCGGGGGTGGGCACGCTGGCGACCGCGGAGTTCCGGGCGCGGGCCGGAAGTTGGCTCGCGCCGCTGCTCGGCGGCTCCTGGGACGCAGACGTCTTCACCGCCGACACCTTCACCGCCGACACCTTCACCGCTGCCGCCGTACGCTGA
- a CDS encoding class I SAM-dependent methyltransferase: protein MPMRSRNVPRDAVHHPLFARFYARISVTADVKGGIGAYRDELLAGVSGRVIEIGAGNGLNFARYPSAVSEVIALEPERSLRKLAVEAAQRAGVPVDVVPGAAEALPVKSEAFDAAVASLVLCSVRNLPRALSEIRRVLRPGGELRFFEHGLAAGRGMARTQRALDRTVWPLLFGGCHTSRDTIAAIEAAGFELGTYRRFSVPEGGIRLPSSPCVLGVARRPFATD, encoded by the coding sequence ATGCCGATGCGCAGCAGAAACGTGCCCCGGGACGCGGTCCACCATCCGCTCTTCGCGCGCTTCTACGCACGGATCAGCGTGACGGCCGACGTCAAGGGCGGCATCGGTGCCTACCGCGATGAGCTGCTGGCCGGAGTCTCGGGCCGGGTGATCGAGATCGGCGCGGGCAACGGTCTGAACTTCGCGCGCTATCCCTCCGCCGTCTCCGAGGTGATCGCGCTCGAACCGGAGCGCAGCCTGCGGAAGTTGGCGGTGGAGGCGGCCCAGCGCGCTGGTGTCCCGGTGGATGTGGTGCCGGGCGCGGCCGAGGCACTGCCGGTCAAGAGTGAGGCCTTCGACGCGGCCGTGGCTTCGCTGGTGCTGTGCTCCGTACGGAATCTGCCGCGGGCGCTCTCCGAGATCAGACGAGTCCTGCGCCCCGGCGGTGAGCTGCGGTTCTTCGAGCACGGACTGGCCGCAGGACGGGGCATGGCCAGGACACAGCGGGCCCTGGACCGTACGGTCTGGCCGCTGCTCTTCGGCGGCTGCCACACCTCGCGGGACACCATCGCCGCGATCGAGGCCGCCGGCTTCGAGCTCGGGACGTACCGCAGGTTCTCCGTGCCCGAGGGCGGGATTCGACTGCCGTCGTCCCCCTGCGTGCTGGGCGTGGCACGGCGGCCCTTCGCCACGGACTAG
- a CDS encoding ABC transporter ATP-binding protein: MSTPATAPTHDQAADVPLAARARALTKAYGRGETTVRALDAVDVDIARGRFTAVMGPSGSGKSTLMHCLAGLDTVSAGQVWLGDTEITGLKERELTRLRRDRIGFMFQAFNLLPTLTAAENITLPMDIAGRKPDREWVDQVIDTLGLRDRLRHRPAELSGGQQQRVACARALASRPELIFADEPTGNLDSRAGAEVLSFLREAVDRLEQTVVMVTHDPGAAGHSDQVLFLADGRIVDLMQDPTAETVLDRMRLLSGGNPQTPGTDSLRKS; the protein is encoded by the coding sequence TTGTCCACACCTGCCACTGCACCCACCCACGACCAGGCCGCGGATGTGCCGCTCGCCGCCCGGGCGAGGGCCCTGACCAAGGCGTACGGCAGGGGCGAGACGACCGTGCGCGCCCTGGACGCCGTCGATGTCGACATCGCGCGCGGCCGGTTCACCGCGGTCATGGGCCCCTCCGGATCGGGCAAGTCCACGCTGATGCACTGCCTCGCCGGCCTCGACACCGTCTCCGCCGGTCAGGTCTGGCTCGGCGACACCGAGATCACCGGCCTGAAGGAGCGCGAGCTCACGCGGCTGCGCCGGGACAGGATCGGCTTCATGTTCCAGGCGTTCAATCTGCTGCCCACCCTGACCGCCGCCGAGAACATCACGCTCCCCATGGACATCGCCGGGCGCAAACCCGACCGCGAGTGGGTCGATCAGGTCATCGACACCCTCGGTCTGCGCGACCGGCTGCGGCACCGGCCCGCCGAGCTCTCCGGCGGGCAGCAGCAGCGCGTGGCCTGTGCCCGCGCGCTTGCCTCGCGACCGGAGCTGATCTTCGCCGACGAGCCGACCGGCAATCTCGACTCGCGGGCCGGCGCGGAAGTGCTGTCCTTCCTGCGCGAGGCCGTCGACCGGCTGGAGCAGACGGTGGTGATGGTGACGCACGACCCGGGCGCGGCCGGCCACTCCGACCAGGTGCTCTTCCTGGCTGACGGGCGGATCGTCGACCTCATGCAGGACCCGACGGCCGAGACGGTGCTGGACCGCATGCGCCTCCTCTCCGGAGGAAACCCCCAGACCCCCGGTACCGACTCCCTGCGCAAGAGCTGA
- a CDS encoding GNAT family N-acetyltransferase: MIDLHIRPAAADEAKTILAFWKEAAEGTSITDDVDGVARLITRDPEALILAESEGRVVGSVIAGYDGWRCSLYRLAVLPSHRRQGISTALLEAAEKRFLAVGGRRGDAMVLEANERAQHAWAAAGYHREDHWRRWVKPFV; this comes from the coding sequence ATGATCGACCTGCACATACGCCCCGCGGCGGCGGACGAGGCGAAGACCATCCTCGCCTTCTGGAAGGAGGCGGCGGAGGGCACCAGCATCACGGATGACGTCGACGGGGTCGCCCGGCTGATCACCCGCGACCCCGAGGCGCTCATCCTGGCCGAGTCCGAGGGCCGGGTGGTCGGCTCCGTGATCGCCGGGTACGACGGCTGGCGCTGCTCCCTGTACCGGCTCGCCGTACTCCCCTCCCACCGCCGCCAGGGGATCTCGACGGCGCTCCTCGAAGCGGCCGAGAAGCGCTTCCTGGCCGTGGGCGGCAGGCGCGGCGACGCCATGGTGCTGGAGGCCAACGAGCGCGCCCAGCACGCGTGGGCAGCCGCCGGCTACCACCGCGAGGACCACTGGCGCCGCTGGGTGAAGCCGTTCGTTTAA
- a CDS encoding hemolysin family protein, which produces MTAIQILIGFLTLVVNAFFVGAEFAMISVRRSQIEPLAEAGDRRARSVMWGLEHVSALLAAAQLGITLCTLVLGIVAEPAIAHLLEPVFDAVGVAHGLVHPISFVIALSLATYLHMLLGEMVPKNIALAEPTRTALQLGPPLVTLSRTLRPVIFTINALANGLLKLLRVEVKGEVSATYSDDELARLVRDAGDAGLIDDRSAERLRDALELGRRPVRDVVMPAERVVYARVGTTPEQLELLSAESGFSRFPVVDAGRRLLGYLHVKDALDATPRDVPFPVTAMRPIARVRASTPLDDVLTAMRRSRTHLAAVVDEEGTPEGLVTMEDVLRELVGRPR; this is translated from the coding sequence ATGACCGCGATTCAGATTCTGATCGGCTTTCTGACCCTGGTGGTCAACGCCTTCTTCGTCGGCGCGGAGTTCGCCATGATCTCCGTACGCCGCAGCCAGATCGAACCGCTGGCGGAGGCCGGGGACCGGCGGGCCCGCAGTGTCATGTGGGGTCTGGAGCATGTCTCGGCGCTGCTGGCGGCCGCGCAGCTCGGCATCACGCTCTGCACCCTGGTGCTCGGCATCGTCGCCGAGCCCGCCATCGCGCATCTGCTGGAGCCGGTGTTCGACGCCGTGGGTGTCGCGCACGGCCTGGTCCACCCCATCTCGTTCGTGATCGCGCTGTCCCTGGCGACGTATCTGCACATGCTGCTCGGCGAGATGGTGCCGAAGAACATCGCACTGGCCGAGCCCACCCGGACCGCCCTGCAGCTCGGCCCGCCGCTCGTCACGCTGTCGCGGACACTGCGACCGGTGATCTTCACCATCAACGCCCTCGCCAACGGACTGCTCAAACTGCTGCGGGTCGAGGTGAAGGGCGAGGTGTCCGCGACCTACTCGGACGACGAGCTGGCGCGGCTGGTGCGGGACGCAGGCGATGCCGGGCTCATCGACGACCGGTCGGCCGAACGGCTGCGGGACGCGCTGGAGCTGGGGCGCAGGCCGGTGCGGGATGTGGTGATGCCGGCGGAGCGCGTGGTGTACGCCCGCGTCGGGACGACGCCCGAGCAGCTGGAGCTGCTCTCGGCGGAATCCGGGTTCTCCCGTTTCCCGGTGGTCGACGCGGGCCGCCGGCTCCTGGGCTATCTCCATGTGAAGGACGCGCTGGACGCGACTCCGCGCGATGTTCCCTTCCCGGTCACGGCGATGCGCCCGATCGCGCGGGTCCGGGCGTCAACCCCGCTCGACGATGTGCTCACGGCGATGCGGCGCAGCCGTACGCACCTGGCGGCGGTCGTGGACGAGGAGGGCACGCCCGAGGGCCTGGTGACGATGGAGGACGTACTGCGCGAGCTGGTCGGCCGGCCGCGCTGA
- a CDS encoding VOC family protein, which produces MHARIDEIVFDCHDPAHLVRFWAALLGGDPVDRSADWSYTDPPGFVRVAFQRVPEGKAAKNRLHLDLDAGDVDAAAVEAVGLGAVRVGAVVTDDHGRFQVLQDPEGNEFCFVAALGG; this is translated from the coding sequence ATGCACGCACGGATCGACGAGATCGTCTTCGACTGCCACGACCCCGCACACCTCGTGCGCTTCTGGGCCGCCCTGCTGGGCGGCGACCCGGTGGACCGCAGCGCCGACTGGTCGTACACCGACCCGCCCGGTTTCGTACGGGTCGCCTTCCAGCGCGTGCCCGAGGGCAAGGCCGCCAAGAACCGGCTCCACCTGGATCTGGACGCGGGCGACGTCGACGCGGCTGCCGTCGAGGCGGTGGGGCTCGGCGCGGTACGAGTGGGAGCGGTCGTCACCGACGACCACGGGCGGTTCCAGGTGCTCCAGGACCCGGAGGGCAACGAGTTCTGCTTCGTCGCCGCCTTGGGCGGCTGA
- a CDS encoding fic family toxin-antitoxin system, toxin component: MNLSIDLAWLLMVAEHKTPGDPQVTDWGALVAAVSRHDAEIFGIDVYSDPHARAAALLQLLLHVPALEHSNAMFASAVAYGYLVASGLKVVTSPEQVRDLARLVKEAKADVRTIAGELRQWSE, from the coding sequence TTGAACCTCTCGATCGACCTCGCCTGGCTCCTCATGGTCGCCGAGCACAAGACCCCCGGCGATCCGCAGGTCACCGACTGGGGCGCACTTGTCGCCGCCGTCAGCCGTCATGACGCCGAGATATTCGGTATCGACGTCTACAGTGACCCGCACGCACGGGCCGCCGCCCTGCTCCAGCTGCTGCTGCATGTGCCCGCGCTCGAGCACTCCAACGCCATGTTCGCCTCCGCCGTCGCCTACGGCTATCTCGTCGCCAGTGGGCTGAAGGTCGTCACCTCGCCCGAGCAGGTACGGGACCTGGCGCGGCTGGTCAAGGAGGCCAAGGCGGACGTCAGGACCATCGCCGGCGAGCTGCGCCAGTGGAGCGAGTGA
- a CDS encoding hemolysin family protein yields MTEVLLLAVAVLLSLACGAFVAAEFSLTTVERGDLERAVERGERGAASALKAVRSLTFQLSGAQLGITVTNLVVGMLSEPSIAKLIRGPVEALGVSPSVASSAALVIGTALSTVVLMVVGELVPKNWAISSPLAVAKVVATPQRVFTAAFKPLISHLNNTANRILRRLGMEPTEELASARSPQELVALARHSAKEGALEADTAELFVRTLNLAELTAENVMTPRVQVTALEVQATAEDVANATRATGLSRFPVYRGSLDTVVGIAHIKDVLAVPAARRRRHRVSELLREPLLVPETLTVDRLLDRLSGKNTMAVVIDEYGGTAGVVTLEDIVEEVVGEVRDEHDPHETPDLAAAGEDADGRALWSADGAARTDQLERVGLRVPEGPYETLAGLIATELGRIPVEGDRIDLEGWRFDVVDASGRRAARVLMHAPLPSADPSEAAGR; encoded by the coding sequence ATGACCGAAGTGCTCCTGCTCGCCGTGGCGGTGCTGCTCTCGCTCGCCTGCGGAGCCTTCGTCGCGGCGGAGTTCTCCCTCACCACGGTTGAGCGCGGCGACCTCGAGCGGGCCGTCGAGCGCGGCGAGCGCGGTGCGGCGTCCGCGCTGAAGGCCGTGCGCAGCCTCACCTTCCAGCTCTCCGGCGCCCAGCTCGGCATCACCGTCACCAATCTGGTCGTCGGCATGCTCTCCGAGCCGTCGATCGCCAAGCTGATCCGCGGGCCGGTCGAGGCACTCGGCGTCTCCCCCTCGGTGGCCTCGTCGGCCGCCCTGGTCATCGGCACCGCGCTGTCCACTGTCGTGCTGATGGTCGTCGGCGAGCTGGTCCCGAAGAACTGGGCGATCTCGTCCCCGCTGGCCGTCGCCAAGGTGGTGGCCACCCCGCAGCGTGTCTTCACCGCGGCCTTCAAGCCCCTCATCAGCCATCTCAACAACACCGCGAACCGCATTCTGCGACGGCTCGGCATGGAGCCGACCGAGGAGCTGGCCTCGGCCCGCAGCCCGCAGGAACTGGTCGCACTGGCCCGCCACTCGGCCAAGGAGGGCGCGCTGGAGGCGGACACCGCCGAGCTGTTCGTACGCACCCTCAATCTGGCCGAGCTGACCGCCGAGAACGTCATGACCCCGCGGGTCCAGGTCACAGCCCTCGAGGTGCAGGCCACCGCCGAGGACGTCGCCAACGCCACCCGCGCCACCGGCCTGTCCCGCTTCCCCGTCTACCGGGGCAGCCTCGACACCGTCGTCGGCATCGCACACATCAAGGACGTCCTGGCGGTCCCGGCGGCACGCCGCCGCCGCCACCGCGTCTCCGAGCTGCTGCGCGAGCCGCTGCTCGTGCCCGAGACACTGACCGTGGACCGGCTGCTCGACCGGCTGTCCGGCAAGAACACGATGGCCGTCGTCATCGACGAGTACGGCGGCACGGCCGGTGTGGTGACGCTGGAGGACATCGTCGAGGAGGTCGTCGGCGAGGTGCGCGACGAGCACGATCCGCACGAGACTCCCGACCTGGCCGCGGCGGGCGAGGACGCCGACGGGCGCGCGCTCTGGTCGGCGGACGGCGCGGCACGCACCGACCAGCTGGAGCGGGTCGGGCTGCGGGTGCCGGAAGGCCCGTACGAGACACTCGCCGGGCTCATCGCCACCGAGCTCGGGCGCATCCCCGTCGAGGGCGACCGGATCGATCTGGAGGGCTGGCGGTTCGATGTCGTCGACGCCTCCGGGCGGCGCGCGGCACGGGTGCTGATGCACGCGCCACTCCCGTCCGCCGACCCGAGCGAGGCGGCCGGACGATGA
- a CDS encoding adenosylmethionine--8-amino-7-oxononanoate transaminase, with protein MPDSPHRPGPHSGYGPGELLALDRAHVWHPYGPMPGRTDPLIVESASGVRLRLAEPVHGQRELIDGMSSWWSAIHGYNHPVLNEAAHGQLERMSHVMFGGLTHEPAVRLATRLVEITPEPLRHVFLCDSGSVSVEVAVKMCLQYWRSVGRPAKQRLLTWRGGYHGDTWQPMSVCDPEGGMHELWSGVLPRQIFAEAPPAEFDESYAADLRDLVARHADELAAVIVEPVVQGAGGMRFHSPGYLRVLRAACDEHGVLLIFDEIATGFGRTGALFAAELAGVSPDVMCLGKALTGGYLTMAATLCTSRVAEGISLGEVPVLAHGPTFMGNPLASAVACASIDLLLGQDWQQEVKRLEAGLREGLAEAEGLPGVKDVRVLGAIGVVQLDHEVDMAAATEAAVRAGVWLRPFRDLVYTMPPYVTGDGDLARVCRAVCAAVRAG; from the coding sequence ATGCCTGACTCCCCTCACCGCCCGGGGCCGCACTCCGGCTACGGCCCCGGCGAGCTGCTGGCGCTGGACCGGGCCCATGTCTGGCATCCGTACGGCCCCATGCCGGGCCGTACGGACCCGCTGATCGTGGAGTCCGCGTCCGGCGTACGGCTGCGGCTCGCCGAACCCGTCCACGGACAGCGCGAGTTGATCGACGGCATGTCGTCCTGGTGGTCGGCGATCCACGGCTACAACCACCCCGTCCTCAACGAGGCGGCGCACGGGCAGCTGGAGCGGATGAGCCACGTGATGTTCGGCGGGCTCACCCATGAGCCCGCCGTACGGCTGGCCACCCGGCTGGTCGAGATCACGCCCGAGCCGCTGCGGCATGTCTTCCTCTGCGACTCGGGCTCCGTCTCGGTCGAGGTCGCGGTCAAGATGTGCCTGCAGTACTGGCGCTCGGTGGGCCGCCCGGCCAAGCAGCGGCTGCTGACCTGGCGCGGCGGCTACCACGGGGACACCTGGCAGCCGATGTCGGTGTGCGACCCCGAGGGCGGGATGCACGAGCTGTGGTCGGGGGTGCTGCCGCGCCAGATCTTCGCGGAGGCGCCGCCGGCGGAATTCGACGAGTCGTACGCGGCGGACCTGCGTGATCTTGTCGCCCGCCACGCGGACGAGCTGGCCGCGGTGATCGTGGAACCGGTGGTGCAGGGCGCGGGCGGGATGCGGTTCCACTCCCCCGGGTATCTGCGGGTGCTGCGGGCGGCGTGCGACGAGCACGGGGTGCTGCTGATCTTCGACGAGATCGCGACTGGGTTCGGGCGTACGGGTGCGCTGTTCGCGGCGGAGCTCGCCGGGGTCTCGCCGGATGTGATGTGCCTGGGCAAGGCGCTGACCGGCGGCTATCTCACGATGGCGGCGACGCTGTGCACGTCACGGGTGGCGGAGGGCATCTCGCTGGGCGAGGTCCCGGTCCTCGCCCACGGCCCGACGTTCATGGGCAATCCGCTGGCATCGGCGGTGGCCTGCGCCTCGATCGACCTGCTGCTCGGCCAGGACTGGCAGCAGGAGGTCAAGCGCCTGGAGGCGGGTCTGCGGGAGGGGCTCGCCGAGGCGGAGGGGCTGCCGGGCGTGAAGGACGTACGGGTGCTGGGCGCGATCGGCGTCGTACAGCTGGACCACGAGGTGGACATGGCGGCGGCGACGGAGGCGGCGGTGAGGGCCGGGGTGTGGCTGCGCCCGTTCCGGGACTTGGTGTACACGATGCCGCCGTATGTGACGGGGGACGGGGATCTGGCGCGGGTGTGCCGGGCGGTGTGCGCGGCGGTACGTGCGGGGTGA
- a CDS encoding antitoxin, with product MAKTQLNVRVDETTAEAARQRALQRGMSVNRYIEELVKQDAGEVGRTFVEAASDFMKQYESVFAEEFGEFGTDTGTGSAEGTGKASGTGAGREGKR from the coding sequence GTGGCCAAGACTCAGTTGAACGTAAGAGTGGACGAGACCACCGCCGAGGCCGCGCGTCAGCGGGCCCTCCAGCGCGGGATGAGCGTGAACCGCTATATCGAGGAGCTCGTCAAACAGGACGCGGGCGAGGTGGGGCGCACCTTCGTCGAGGCGGCGTCGGACTTCATGAAGCAGTACGAGTCCGTCTTCGCGGAGGAATTCGGCGAGTTCGGCACCGATACGGGTACGGGTTCCGCCGAGGGCACGGGTAAGGCTTCCGGCACGGGCGCCGGCCGCGAAGGCAAGCGTTGA
- a CDS encoding ABC transporter permease encodes MLRATLRSFFAHKGRLLLSALAVLLSVAFVSGSLIFSDTVSRTFDRLFASTSADVTVAPKEGIDESLPTGVVRTVPVALADRIGAVDGVAATHVDAAVENITVVDAANDPVGPTTGAPTIATNWYVTERSPVKLTSGREPSGPGEALLDKDTADKKKVRIGDSLTVLAQPGSFKVEIVGIATFTTTNPGAALVFLDTPTAQTKLLGRPGVATSLSVDAAAGVSDATLKQRIAAELGDAYELKTADEQAESAAAQLGPFLDVIKYVMLGFAGVAVLVGIFLIVNTFSMLIAQRTRELGLLRALGADRRQVRRSVLTEALLLGLVGSTLGLAAGIGLAAGLIELMALFGMNLSAAEMVVGVATPVSAYVVGVGVTFVAAYLPARRAARVSPMAALTDAEVAGVGRPLRIRAIAGSVLAAAGAAALAGCVVSEKTSTAASLLGLGVVLTLIATVVAGPLLVRPVIRVLGGAFPRIFGSVGRMSQRNALRNPRRTGATASALMVGLALVAGLSIASASMTKSFDDQIDKTLGADFVVQNSNFMPFPQEITEKVRGVESAGTVVRQRFAPLALNLPDGKRVKSTASGYDPKLDEAARITYTSGDTAAALAPGSIAMDRDFAMDHKVRIGSVLPAEFPGGQKTRLTVGALTNMDQSGGPGMEGGLFMGLATVEKYLPGGQEAALYVNAASGSDATELRKGLESALDPYPQVQVRDQADYKELIRQQIAVMLYLVYALLGLAIVIAVLGVVNTLALSVVERTREIGLLRAIGLSRIQLRRMIRLESVVIAVFGALLGLALGMVWGVAVQQVLALEGLKAFAVPWGTLVAVVVGSVVVGLAAAVLPALRASRMNVLAAIAHE; translated from the coding sequence ATGCTGAGGGCAACACTTCGGAGCTTCTTCGCGCACAAGGGCCGTCTGCTCCTTTCGGCGCTCGCGGTGCTGCTGTCCGTGGCCTTCGTCAGCGGCAGTCTGATCTTCTCGGACACCGTCTCCCGTACCTTCGACCGGCTCTTCGCCTCCACCTCCGCCGATGTGACGGTCGCGCCGAAGGAAGGCATCGACGAGTCCCTGCCGACGGGCGTCGTACGCACCGTGCCCGTCGCTCTCGCGGACCGGATCGGCGCGGTCGACGGGGTCGCGGCGACGCACGTCGACGCGGCCGTGGAGAACATCACCGTCGTCGACGCCGCGAACGACCCGGTCGGGCCGACGACCGGCGCGCCCACCATCGCCACCAACTGGTATGTCACCGAACGCAGCCCGGTGAAGCTGACCAGCGGGCGCGAGCCGAGCGGTCCGGGCGAGGCGCTGCTCGACAAGGACACCGCCGACAAGAAGAAGGTACGGATCGGGGACAGCCTCACCGTCCTCGCTCAGCCCGGGTCGTTCAAGGTCGAGATCGTCGGTATCGCGACCTTCACCACCACCAACCCCGGTGCCGCGCTGGTCTTCCTGGACACCCCGACCGCCCAGACGAAGCTCCTCGGCAGGCCAGGGGTCGCCACCTCGCTCTCGGTGGACGCCGCCGCGGGCGTCAGCGACGCGACGCTCAAGCAGCGGATCGCGGCCGAACTGGGCGATGCGTACGAGCTCAAGACCGCCGACGAACAGGCCGAGTCGGCCGCCGCCCAGCTGGGTCCGTTCCTCGATGTCATCAAGTACGTGATGCTCGGCTTCGCGGGCGTCGCGGTGCTGGTCGGCATCTTCCTGATCGTCAACACCTTCTCGATGCTGATCGCGCAGCGCACCCGTGAGCTGGGGCTGCTGCGGGCCCTCGGTGCGGACCGCCGACAGGTGCGGCGCTCGGTCCTGACCGAGGCGCTGCTGCTGGGTCTTGTCGGCTCGACGCTCGGGCTGGCCGCCGGAATCGGGCTGGCGGCCGGGCTGATCGAGCTGATGGCCCTGTTCGGCATGAATCTGAGCGCCGCCGAGATGGTGGTGGGGGTGGCCACTCCGGTGTCCGCTTACGTGGTCGGCGTGGGCGTCACCTTCGTGGCCGCGTATCTGCCCGCCCGGCGGGCGGCCCGGGTCTCCCCGATGGCCGCGCTCACCGATGCCGAAGTGGCGGGTGTGGGACGGCCGTTGAGGATCCGGGCGATCGCGGGGAGCGTGCTGGCGGCGGCGGGAGCCGCCGCGCTCGCCGGCTGCGTGGTGAGCGAGAAGACCTCCACGGCGGCCTCGCTGCTGGGTCTCGGCGTGGTGCTGACGCTGATCGCCACGGTGGTGGCGGGGCCGCTGCTGGTGCGGCCGGTGATCCGGGTGCTCGGCGGGGCGTTCCCCAGGATCTTCGGTTCGGTCGGCCGGATGAGCCAGCGCAACGCGCTGCGCAATCCACGGCGTACGGGCGCCACCGCGTCCGCGCTCATGGTGGGCCTGGCGCTGGTGGCCGGGCTCTCGATCGCCAGCGCCTCGATGACCAAGTCCTTCGACGACCAGATCGACAAGACGCTGGGCGCCGACTTCGTCGTGCAGAACAGCAACTTCATGCCGTTCCCGCAGGAGATCACGGAGAAGGTACGGGGCGTCGAGAGCGCCGGGACGGTCGTACGGCAGCGCTTCGCGCCACTCGCGCTGAACCTGCCGGACGGGAAGCGGGTGAAGTCGACGGCCTCGGGCTACGACCCGAAGCTCGACGAGGCCGCCAGGATCACCTACACGAGCGGGGACACGGCCGCGGCGCTGGCACCCGGCAGCATCGCCATGGACCGGGACTTCGCCATGGACCACAAGGTGCGGATCGGGTCCGTCCTTCCGGCTGAGTTCCCGGGCGGGCAGAAGACCCGGCTGACGGTGGGCGCGCTCACCAACATGGACCAGAGCGGGGGCCCGGGCATGGAGGGCGGCCTGTTCATGGGGCTCGCCACCGTGGAGAAGTATCTGCCGGGCGGGCAGGAGGCCGCGCTGTACGTCAACGCCGCGAGCGGCAGCGATGCGACAGAACTGCGCAAGGGCCTTGAAAGCGCACTCGATCCCTATCCGCAGGTACAGGTCAGGGATCAGGCCGACTACAAGGAACTGATCCGCCAGCAGATCGCCGTGATGCTGTATCTCGTCTACGCGCTGCTGGGTCTGGCGATCGTGATCGCGGTGCTCGGTGTGGTCAACACCCTTGCCCTGTCGGTGGTTGAGCGGACCCGCGAGATCGGGCTGCTGCGCGCCATCGGTCTCTCCCGGATCCAGCTGCGCCGCATGATCCGGCTGGAATCCGTCGTCATCGCAGTGTTCGGGGCACTGCTGGGGCTGGCGCTGGGCATGGTGTGGGGTGTGGCGGTGCAGCAGGTGCTGGCACTCGAGGGCCTGAAGGCGTTCGCGGTGCCCTGGGGCACGCTCGTCGCGGTAGTGGTGGGCTCGGTGGTGGTCGGGCTCGCGGCCGCGGTGCTTCCGGCGTTGCGCGCCTCGCGGATGAATGTGCTGGCCGCCATCGCCCACGAGTAG